In a single window of the Mycobacterium bourgelatii genome:
- the rpsF gene encoding 30S ribosomal protein S6, producing MRPYEIMVILDPTLDERTVAPSLETFLNVVRKDGGTVEKVDIWGRRRLAYEIAKHAEGIYVVIDLKAEPATVSELDRQLSLNESVLRTKVMRTDKH from the coding sequence ATGCGTCCATACGAAATCATGGTCATTCTCGACCCCACGCTTGACGAACGCACTGTCGCCCCGTCCCTGGAGACGTTCCTTAACGTCGTCCGGAAAGACGGTGGAACGGTCGAAAAGGTCGACATTTGGGGCAGGCGGCGGTTGGCGTACGAGATCGCCAAGCACGCCGAAGGCATTTACGTGGTCATCGACCTGAAGGCCGAGCCGGCGACGGTGTCCGAACTCGACCGGCAGCTGAGCCTGAACGAGTCGGTGTTGCGCACCAAGGTGATGCGGACGGATAAGCACTAG
- the rpsR gene encoding 30S ribosomal protein S18 yields MAKSSKRRPAPEKPVKARKCVFCAKKDQAIDYKDTALLRTYISERGKIRARRVTGNCVQHQRDIAIAVKNAREVALLPFTSATR; encoded by the coding sequence ATGGCCAAGTCCAGCAAGCGGCGCCCGGCTCCGGAGAAGCCGGTCAAGGCGCGCAAATGCGTCTTCTGCGCGAAGAAGGACCAAGCAATCGACTACAAGGACACCGCGTTGCTGCGGACCTACATCAGCGAGCGCGGCAAGATCCGGGCGCGTCGGGTTACCGGCAACTGCGTGCAGCATCAGCGTGACATCGCCATCGCGGTGAAGAATGCCCGCGAGGTCGCGCTCCTGCCGTTCACCTCTGCGACGCGGTAA
- a CDS encoding transglycosylase domain-containing protein translates to MNSEGRHHQSPPEGAGGEEGTRPPPGVRRHVPPDDRHTTILPAVPDDAGPDVDQIDEVKAALNKPADVSPEPDALAEVKAALDAPAGRRRPPDAPDGARPSGPAPRRPGGPTARAKPTWSQQINWQWVRRSAYIIAALAILLPIVTFGMAYLIVDVPRPGDIRTNQVSTILASDGSEIARIVPPEGNRVDVNLSQVPVHVRQAVIAAEDRGFYTNPGFSFSGFARAAKNNLLGGDLQGGSTITQQYVKNALVGSAQHGLRGVVRKAKELVIATKMAGEWSKDDVLQAYLNIIYFGRGAYGISAAAKAYFDKPVEQLTVSEGALLAALIRRPSTLDPAVDPEGALTRWNWVLDGMVETKALSEKDRAAQVFPNTVPPELARAQNQTSGPNGLIERQVTKELLELFNIDEQTLNTQGLQVTTTIDPQAQQAAEKAVAKYLDGQDPDMRAAVVSIDPRNGGVRAYYGGSNAQGFDFAQAGLQTGSSFKVFALVAALEQGIGLGYQIDSSPLTVDGIKITNVEGEGCGTCNLAQALKMSLNTSYYRLMLKLKGGPQAVADAAHRAGVAESFPGVAHTLSEDGQGGPPNNGIVLGQYQTRVIDMASAYATLAASGIYHQPHFVQKVVNSEGQVLFDASTRDDSGEQRIPKAVADNVTAAMVPIPGYSRGHNLAGGRPAAAKTGTTQLGDTSDNKDAWMVGYTPSLATAVWVGTVKGDKPLETASGGAVYGSGLPSDIWKATMDGALKGTDNESFPKPTEIGGYAGVPAAPPPPPPPPSETVIQPTVEVAPGITIPVGPPTTITVGPPPPGLPPTEPQTVPPTVPPVVPPGAPPPFEPPPPP, encoded by the coding sequence GTGAATAGCGAAGGGCGCCATCACCAGTCGCCCCCGGAGGGCGCTGGCGGAGAAGAGGGCACGCGTCCGCCGCCCGGAGTGCGTCGTCACGTTCCGCCCGACGACAGGCACACCACGATCCTCCCGGCGGTCCCGGATGACGCGGGGCCGGACGTCGACCAGATCGACGAGGTCAAGGCCGCGCTCAACAAGCCCGCGGACGTGTCGCCGGAACCCGACGCGCTCGCGGAGGTCAAGGCGGCCCTGGATGCGCCCGCCGGCCGGCGTCGGCCTCCGGATGCCCCGGACGGGGCCCGTCCATCGGGGCCCGCGCCCCGGCGGCCAGGTGGTCCGACGGCCAGAGCGAAGCCCACGTGGTCTCAACAGATCAACTGGCAGTGGGTGCGACGCTCGGCGTACATCATTGCGGCGCTGGCGATCTTGTTGCCCATCGTCACCTTCGGTATGGCCTATCTGATCGTCGACGTGCCCCGGCCCGGTGACATTCGCACCAATCAGGTCTCCACCATCCTGGCCAGTGACGGCTCGGAGATCGCCAGAATCGTTCCGCCCGAAGGCAATCGTGTCGACGTCAACCTCAGCCAGGTGCCGGTCCACGTGCGCCAGGCGGTGATCGCGGCCGAGGACCGCGGCTTCTACACCAATCCGGGCTTCTCGTTCAGCGGCTTCGCCCGGGCGGCGAAAAACAACCTGCTCGGCGGTGACCTGCAGGGCGGGTCGACGATCACCCAGCAATACGTCAAGAACGCGCTGGTCGGTTCCGCGCAGCACGGATTGCGCGGTGTGGTGCGCAAGGCCAAAGAACTGGTGATCGCCACCAAGATGGCGGGGGAGTGGTCCAAAGACGATGTGCTGCAGGCCTACCTGAACATCATCTACTTTGGCCGCGGCGCCTACGGAATCTCGGCGGCGGCCAAGGCCTATTTCGACAAGCCGGTCGAGCAGTTGACCGTCTCCGAAGGTGCGCTGTTGGCCGCGCTGATCCGGCGGCCCTCCACCCTGGACCCGGCGGTCGACCCCGAGGGCGCGCTCACCCGCTGGAATTGGGTGCTTGACGGCATGGTCGAGACCAAGGCGCTGTCCGAAAAGGACCGTGCGGCGCAGGTGTTTCCCAACACGGTTCCGCCTGAACTCGCCCGCGCCCAGAACCAGACCAGCGGACCCAACGGTCTGATCGAGCGGCAGGTGACCAAGGAACTGCTGGAACTGTTCAACATCGACGAGCAGACCCTGAATACGCAGGGGTTGCAGGTCACCACCACCATCGATCCGCAGGCGCAGCAAGCTGCGGAGAAGGCGGTCGCCAAATACCTCGACGGCCAAGACCCCGATATGCGCGCGGCGGTGGTTTCCATCGACCCGCGCAACGGAGGTGTGCGGGCGTATTACGGCGGATCCAACGCGCAGGGCTTCGATTTCGCCCAGGCTGGCCTGCAGACCGGGTCGTCGTTCAAGGTGTTCGCACTGGTGGCCGCCCTCGAGCAGGGGATCGGTTTGGGCTATCAGATCGACAGCTCCCCATTGACCGTCGACGGCATCAAGATCACCAACGTCGAGGGGGAGGGCTGCGGCACCTGCAACCTCGCCCAGGCGCTCAAGATGTCGCTGAACACGTCGTACTACCGGCTGATGCTCAAGCTGAAGGGCGGACCGCAGGCCGTGGCTGATGCCGCGCACCGAGCCGGTGTCGCGGAGAGCTTCCCGGGTGTCGCGCACACGCTCTCCGAGGACGGCCAGGGCGGACCGCCGAACAACGGGATCGTGTTGGGGCAGTACCAGACCCGAGTGATCGATATGGCGAGCGCGTACGCCACCTTGGCCGCCTCGGGTATCTACCATCAACCGCACTTTGTGCAGAAGGTGGTCAACTCCGAAGGGCAGGTCCTGTTCGATGCCTCCACCCGGGACGACTCCGGTGAGCAACGAATCCCCAAGGCGGTCGCCGACAACGTGACCGCCGCCATGGTGCCCATTCCGGGTTACTCACGAGGCCACAACCTCGCGGGCGGACGGCCGGCGGCAGCCAAGACAGGTACCACGCAGTTGGGTGACACCAGCGACAACAAGGACGCCTGGATGGTCGGTTACACGCCATCGTTGGCGACGGCCGTTTGGGTGGGCACGGTCAAAGGCGACAAACCGTTGGAAACGGCTTCGGGGGGCGCGGTTTACGGCTCTGGCCTGCCCTCGGACATCTGGAAGGCGACCATGGACGGCGCCCTGAAGGGCACCGACAACGAGAGCTTCCCCAAGCCCACCGAGATCGGCGGGTACGCCGGTGTGCCCGCCGCTCCGCCCCCGCCACCGCCGCCGCCGTCGGAAACCGTCATTCAGCCGACGGTGGAAGTGGCACCGGGAATCACGATTCCCGTCGGACCTCCCACCACGATCACCGTAGGGCCGCCACCGCCGGGACTGCCGCCAACAGAACCACAGACGGTGCCGCCGACGGTGCCGCCGGTAGTACCGCCGGGCGCGCCGCCGCCCTTCGAGCCTCCGCCGCCGCCGTGA
- a CDS encoding DUF1707 SHOCT-like domain-containing protein — MARWPGTTSTRAKDRDREDACRILDNAFNDGEISTEEHRERVSAATRAVTLGELHDLVSDLQAAREQRPPTPTPTMTPVSTRRPKHTGRGLLIASYAVSVLLGVGIGWGLYGNTTSPLDFTSDPGAKRDGIAAVVVTAPKQLQSLGGLTGLLEQMRKRFGDTMGYRLVVYPDYASLDRPDPNEDRRYLSYTYRGGWGDPNSSAKSSSEYTEVDLSKFDVKAVVGIMRGAPETLGIKPADVKSSYLIIEPARDLTKPGTLSLTTYVSTDYGSGYVEFAGDGTIKQINYP, encoded by the coding sequence GTGGCGAGATGGCCAGGGACGACGTCAACGCGCGCTAAGGACCGTGACCGGGAAGATGCGTGCCGAATTCTCGACAACGCCTTCAACGACGGCGAGATATCCACGGAGGAGCATCGCGAACGCGTGAGCGCGGCCACCAGGGCCGTGACGCTTGGCGAGCTGCACGACCTGGTGTCCGATCTGCAGGCCGCTCGCGAGCAGCGGCCACCAACGCCAACGCCGACCATGACGCCGGTCAGTACACGGCGGCCGAAACACACCGGGCGCGGCCTGCTGATCGCCTCGTACGCCGTGTCGGTGCTGCTGGGCGTGGGAATCGGCTGGGGCCTCTACGGCAACACCACTTCCCCGCTGGACTTCACCTCTGACCCGGGCGCCAAGCGCGACGGCATTGCGGCGGTGGTGGTGACCGCGCCCAAGCAGTTGCAATCCCTGGGCGGGCTCACCGGGCTCCTCGAACAGATGCGCAAGCGGTTCGGCGACACGATGGGCTACCGGCTGGTCGTGTATCCGGATTACGCGTCGCTGGATCGGCCCGACCCCAATGAAGATCGCAGATATCTGAGCTACACCTACCGAGGCGGCTGGGGCGATCCCAACAGCTCGGCCAAGAGCAGCTCCGAATACACCGAGGTCGACCTGAGCAAGTTCGACGTGAAGGCCGTGGTCGGAATCATGCGCGGGGCGCCGGAGACGCTGGGCATCAAGCCAGCCGACGTCAAGTCGAGCTATTTGATCATCGAGCCCGCCAGGGATTTGACCAAGCCGGGCACACTGTCGCTGACCACCTACGTCTCTACCGATTACGGCAGCGGCTACGTCGAATTCGCCGGTGACGGCACCATCAAGCAAATCAACTACCCGTAG
- a CDS encoding DUF5318 family protein: protein MRLQRQVVEYALRRRSLLAEVYSGRTGVTEVCDANPYLLRAAKFHGKPSQVMCPICRKEQLTLVSWVFGEHLGAVSGSARTAEELVMLAARFSEFAVHVVEVCRTCSWNHLVKSYVLGAPRPAQPPKRPTGTGRTRGSQAAGDGARTASE, encoded by the coding sequence GTGCGACTGCAGCGACAGGTAGTGGAGTACGCGCTTCGGCGGCGCTCTTTGCTGGCGGAGGTGTATTCGGGACGCACCGGGGTGACCGAGGTGTGTGACGCGAATCCGTATTTGCTGCGCGCAGCAAAGTTTCACGGGAAACCAAGCCAGGTGATGTGCCCAATCTGCCGGAAGGAGCAGCTCACCCTGGTGTCCTGGGTGTTCGGTGAGCACTTGGGCGCGGTATCCGGCTCGGCACGCACCGCCGAAGAGTTGGTCATGTTGGCGGCCCGCTTCTCGGAGTTCGCGGTGCACGTGGTGGAGGTGTGCCGCACCTGCAGTTGGAACCACCTGGTCAAGTCCTACGTGCTGGGCGCACCCCGTCCAGCGCAACCCCCTAAGAGGCCCACCGGGACCGGGCGGACCCGGGGAAGCCAAGCGGCGGGGGACGGAGCCCGCACAGCCAGTGAATAG
- a CDS encoding inositol-3-phosphate synthase, which yields MSEQNAPQASTEVRVAIVGVGNCASSLVQGVEYYQNADDTSTVPGLMHVRFGQYHVRDVKFVAAFDVDAKKVGFDLSDAIYASENNTIKIADVPPTNVVVQRGPTLDGIGKYYADTIELSDDEPVDVVKVLKDNKVDVLVSYLPVGSEEADKFYAQCAIDAGVAFVNALPVFIASDPVWAKKFKDAGVPIIGDDIKSQVGATITHRVMAKLFEDRGVTLDRTYQLNVGGNMDFKNMLERERLESKKVSKTQAVTSNLTGSLAGKVEDKNVHIGPSDHVAWLDDRKWAYVRLEGRAFGDVPLNLEYKLEVWDSPNSAGIIIDAVRAAKIAKDRGIGGPVIPASAYLMKSPPEQLPDDVARTQLEEFIAGA from the coding sequence ATGAGTGAGCAGAACGCGCCGCAGGCGTCAACCGAGGTACGAGTCGCCATCGTTGGCGTCGGCAACTGCGCGTCCTCGCTGGTCCAGGGCGTCGAGTACTACCAGAATGCCGACGACACCTCGACGGTGCCCGGCCTCATGCACGTGCGGTTCGGCCAGTACCACGTCCGCGACGTCAAGTTCGTCGCCGCGTTCGACGTGGACGCCAAGAAGGTCGGCTTCGACCTGTCGGACGCCATCTACGCCTCGGAGAACAACACCATCAAGATCGCCGACGTGCCGCCCACCAACGTGGTGGTGCAGCGCGGCCCGACGCTCGACGGGATCGGCAAGTACTACGCCGACACCATCGAGTTGTCCGACGACGAGCCGGTCGACGTGGTGAAGGTCCTCAAGGACAACAAGGTCGACGTGCTCGTCTCCTACCTGCCGGTGGGCTCCGAGGAGGCCGACAAGTTCTACGCCCAGTGCGCCATCGACGCCGGCGTGGCCTTCGTCAACGCGCTGCCGGTGTTCATCGCCTCCGACCCGGTCTGGGCCAAGAAGTTCAAGGACGCCGGCGTGCCGATCATCGGCGACGACATCAAGAGCCAGGTCGGCGCGACGATCACCCACCGCGTGATGGCCAAGCTGTTCGAAGACCGCGGCGTGACGCTGGACCGCACTTACCAGCTCAACGTCGGCGGCAACATGGACTTCAAGAACATGCTCGAACGCGAGCGCCTCGAGTCCAAGAAGGTCTCCAAGACCCAGGCCGTGACGTCCAACCTGACCGGCTCGCTGGCCGGAAAGGTGGAGGACAAGAACGTCCACATCGGCCCGTCCGACCACGTCGCCTGGCTCGACGACCGCAAATGGGCGTACGTGCGCCTGGAAGGCCGTGCCTTCGGTGACGTGCCGCTGAACCTGGAGTACAAGCTCGAGGTGTGGGACTCGCCGAACTCGGCCGGCATCATCATCGACGCGGTCCGCGCGGCCAAGATCGCCAAGGACCGCGGTATCGGCGGCCCGGTGATCCCGGCGTCGGCGTACCTGATGAAGAGCCCGCCGGAGCAGCTGCCCGACGACGTCGCGCGCACCCAGCTCGAAGAGTTCATCGCGGGCGCCTAG
- a CDS encoding PadR family transcriptional regulator produces MLELAILGLLIESPMHGYELRKRLTGLLGAFRAFSYGSLYPALRRMQAEGLIAENAAPAGTPVRRARRVYQLTDKGRRRFSELVADTGPHNYTDDGFGVHLAFFNRTPAEARMRILEGRRRQVEERREGLREAIARASSSLDRYTRQLHQLGLESSEREVKWLNELIAAERAAPNHVEQT; encoded by the coding sequence ATGCTTGAGCTCGCCATCCTCGGGCTTCTCATCGAGTCCCCCATGCACGGCTATGAGCTGCGCAAACGGCTCACCGGATTGCTCGGAGCCTTCCGCGCCTTCTCCTACGGATCCCTTTATCCGGCCCTGCGCCGCATGCAGGCTGAGGGATTGATCGCCGAGAACGCGGCACCCGCCGGGACGCCGGTGCGCCGCGCCCGTCGCGTTTACCAGCTGACCGACAAAGGCAGGCGGCGCTTCAGCGAGTTGGTGGCCGACACCGGCCCGCACAACTACACCGATGACGGGTTCGGGGTACACCTGGCGTTCTTCAACCGCACGCCGGCCGAAGCGCGGATGCGCATCTTGGAGGGTCGGCGTCGTCAGGTCGAAGAGCGCCGTGAAGGTCTCCGGGAAGCGATCGCGCGAGCCAGCAGCTCCCTGGACCGCTACACCCGGCAGCTGCACCAACTTGGGCTCGAGTCCAGCGAACGTGAGGTCAAGTGGCTCAACGAGCTCATCGCCGCGGAACGGGCAGCGCCCAATCACGTCGAACAGACGTGA
- a CDS encoding glycosyltransferase family 87 protein → MTGARKQRSIISPQPLAADLRSADNRDCPSRTDFLGAALADVIGGPVGRHALIGRTRVMTPLRVMFLIALVFLALGWSTKAPCLQSSDTGPAEQRVANWANQRAYYQLCYSDTVPLYGAELLNRGELPYKSSWVEKDSTGTPQVRYDGQIAVRYMEYPVLTGMYQYVSMALAKTYSALTKIISIPVVAEVVMFFNFAAMGLALAWLATIAATARLAGRRIWDAALVAASPLVIFQIFTNFDALATAFAMGGLLAWARRKPVLAGVLIGLGVAAKLYPLLFLGPMLVLAIRSGRYAAVARTAAATVGTWLLVNLPVLVFFPRGWSEFFRLNARRGDDMDSLFNVVKSYTGWRGFDPSLGFWEPPTVLNTVVAVLFLTSCAAIAYVALTAPQRPRLAQLTFLVVAAFLLTNKVWSPQFSLWLVPLAVLALPHRRILLAWMTIDALVWVPRMYYLYGNQSRSLPEQWFTTTVLLRDIAVMALCALVVRQIYRPSEDLVRWMGRIDDPSGGVFDRAPDAQPGWLPGWLRPRPQRRPVAVAVAAEPELVAKEA, encoded by the coding sequence GTGACCGGTGCCCGCAAACAACGTTCCATCATCTCGCCCCAACCGTTAGCCGCTGACCTGCGCAGCGCGGACAACCGCGACTGCCCCAGTCGGACGGACTTTCTCGGCGCCGCTTTGGCCGACGTCATCGGCGGGCCGGTGGGCCGGCACGCCCTGATTGGGCGGACTCGGGTGATGACGCCGCTGCGGGTGATGTTCCTCATCGCGTTGGTGTTCCTCGCGCTCGGGTGGTCGACGAAGGCGCCTTGCCTGCAAAGCTCCGACACCGGCCCGGCCGAACAGCGGGTGGCCAATTGGGCAAACCAGCGCGCCTACTACCAGTTGTGTTACTCCGACACGGTCCCGCTCTACGGCGCGGAACTGCTGAACAGGGGTGAGCTGCCGTACAAGTCGAGTTGGGTCGAGAAGGACAGCACCGGCACCCCGCAGGTCCGCTACGACGGCCAGATTGCGGTGCGCTACATGGAGTATCCGGTGCTGACCGGGATGTATCAGTACGTGTCGATGGCCCTGGCGAAGACCTACAGCGCGTTGACCAAGATCATCTCGATCCCGGTGGTGGCCGAGGTGGTGATGTTCTTCAATTTCGCCGCAATGGGATTGGCGCTGGCCTGGTTGGCCACCATCGCGGCGACCGCGCGCCTGGCCGGTCGCCGCATCTGGGACGCGGCGCTGGTCGCCGCCTCACCGCTGGTGATCTTTCAGATCTTCACCAACTTCGACGCGCTGGCAACGGCTTTCGCGATGGGCGGGCTGCTGGCGTGGGCGCGACGAAAGCCCGTGCTTGCGGGTGTGCTGATCGGACTGGGCGTCGCGGCCAAGCTCTACCCGCTGCTATTCCTGGGCCCGATGCTGGTCCTTGCGATCCGCAGCGGGCGCTACGCCGCCGTCGCGCGAACCGCCGCGGCGACGGTAGGGACCTGGCTGTTGGTGAATCTGCCGGTGCTGGTGTTCTTTCCGCGCGGCTGGTCAGAGTTCTTCCGGCTCAACGCCCGTCGCGGCGACGACATGGATTCGCTGTTCAACGTCGTGAAGTCCTACACCGGCTGGCGCGGCTTCGACCCGTCGCTAGGTTTCTGGGAGCCGCCGACGGTACTGAACACCGTCGTTGCGGTGTTGTTCCTGACGTCGTGTGCGGCCATCGCTTACGTCGCGTTGACCGCTCCGCAGCGGCCCCGGCTGGCGCAGCTGACGTTCTTGGTGGTCGCCGCGTTCCTGCTGACCAATAAGGTGTGGAGTCCCCAGTTTTCACTGTGGTTGGTGCCCCTGGCGGTCCTCGCGCTGCCGCATCGGCGAATCTTGCTGGCGTGGATGACGATTGACGCGTTGGTGTGGGTGCCGCGGATGTATTACCTGTACGGCAACCAGAGTCGGTCGCTACCTGAACAGTGGTTCACCACCACGGTGCTGCTGCGTGACATCGCGGTGATGGCGCTCTGTGCGTTGGTCGTTCGGCAGATCTACCGGCCCAGCGAGGATCTCGTGCGTTGGATGGGACGCATCGACGACCCCAGCGGGGGAGTGTTCGACCGTGCGCCCGACGCGCAGCCCGGTTGGCTGCCGGGCTGGCTGCGTCCGAGGCCCCAGCGCCGTCCGGTTGCGGTTGCGGTTGCCGCGGAGCCAGAGCTGGTCGCCAAGGAGGCATGA
- a CDS encoding single-stranded DNA-binding protein — MAGDTTITVVGNLTADPELRFTPSGAAVANFTVASTPRIYDRQSGEWKDGEALFLRCNIWREAAENVAESLTRGARVIVTGRLKQRSFETREGEKRTVVEVEVDEIGPSLRYATAKVNKASRSGGGGGYGGGGGSRQAPAQPSGGSGEDPWGSAPASGSFGGADDEPPF, encoded by the coding sequence ATGGCTGGTGACACGACCATCACCGTCGTCGGAAACCTGACCGCTGATCCCGAATTGCGGTTCACGCCGTCGGGTGCTGCCGTCGCCAACTTCACCGTGGCCTCCACGCCGCGGATCTACGACCGCCAGAGCGGTGAGTGGAAGGACGGCGAGGCACTCTTCTTGCGCTGCAACATCTGGCGCGAGGCGGCGGAGAATGTGGCCGAAAGCCTGACCAGGGGAGCCCGGGTGATTGTCACCGGCCGGCTCAAGCAGCGTTCCTTCGAGACCCGCGAGGGCGAAAAGCGCACCGTCGTCGAGGTCGAGGTCGACGAGATCGGACCTTCGCTTCGGTACGCCACCGCCAAGGTCAACAAGGCCAGCCGCAGCGGCGGCGGGGGCGGCTACGGAGGAGGCGGCGGTTCGCGCCAGGCACCGGCGCAGCCAAGCGGCGGATCGGGTGAGGACCCGTGGGGCAGCGCCCCGGCGTCCGGTTCCTTCGGCGGGGCCGACGACGAACCGCCCTTCTGA
- the rplI gene encoding 50S ribosomal protein L9: MKLILTSDVDHLGSVGDTVEVKDGYGRNFLLPRGLAIVASRGAQKQADAIRRARETKAVRDREHANEIKTALEALGPVQLPVKTAGDSGKLFGSVTAADVVGAIKKAGGPNLDKRILRLPKAHIKSIGTHTVVAQLHSEIDVEVSVDVVAES, translated from the coding sequence ATGAAGCTGATTTTGACGTCCGACGTCGACCACCTGGGTTCGGTCGGCGACACGGTTGAGGTCAAGGACGGGTACGGCCGTAACTTCCTGTTGCCGCGCGGGCTGGCGATCGTGGCCTCGCGTGGTGCCCAGAAGCAGGCTGACGCCATCCGCCGGGCCCGCGAAACCAAGGCCGTGCGCGACCGTGAGCACGCCAACGAAATCAAGACGGCGCTCGAGGCCCTCGGGCCCGTGCAACTGCCGGTGAAGACCGCGGGAGACTCCGGCAAGCTCTTCGGCTCGGTCACCGCCGCCGACGTTGTCGGCGCCATCAAGAAGGCCGGCGGGCCCAACCTCGACAAGCGGATCCTGCGGCTGCCCAAGGCGCACATCAAGTCCATCGGCACGCATACCGTAGTCGCGCAGCTGCACTCCGAAATCGACGTCGAGGTTTCTGTCGACGTCGTCGCCGAGAGCTAA
- a CDS encoding DJ-1/PfpI family protein, protein MMQVAIPLFPRFTALDAIGPYEVLQRIPSVDVVFVGHQRGELRTENGMLGVTCDATFAEVAAPEVVVVPGGIGTRVLLDDEVLLGWLRSVHPNTRFTTSVCTGALLLAAAGLLDGLTATTHWGSADRLNALGARYVPDRVVEHLPQRIITAAGVSSGIDMALRLVELLVDREAAQAAQLLIEYDPQPPFDSGALEKADEATKARVAKFLQSRK, encoded by the coding sequence ATGATGCAAGTCGCGATCCCGCTGTTTCCTCGGTTCACGGCGCTGGACGCGATAGGCCCATACGAAGTCCTGCAGCGCATTCCGTCGGTGGACGTGGTGTTCGTCGGGCACCAGCGCGGTGAACTCCGCACCGAAAACGGCATGCTCGGCGTCACGTGCGACGCGACCTTCGCCGAAGTTGCGGCACCGGAGGTGGTGGTGGTGCCCGGCGGCATCGGCACTCGGGTCCTGCTCGACGACGAGGTTCTGCTCGGCTGGCTCCGGTCGGTGCACCCGAACACGAGGTTCACCACGTCGGTGTGCACCGGTGCGCTGCTGCTGGCCGCCGCCGGCCTGCTCGACGGACTCACCGCCACGACGCACTGGGGCTCCGCGGACCGCCTCAACGCGTTGGGGGCGCGTTATGTGCCAGACCGCGTCGTCGAGCACCTGCCGCAGCGGATCATCACCGCCGCCGGGGTGTCCAGCGGCATCGACATGGCTTTGCGGCTCGTCGAGCTGTTGGTCGATCGCGAGGCGGCCCAGGCCGCCCAGCTGCTCATCGAGTACGACCCACAACCCCCGTTCGACTCGGGGGCACTCGAGAAGGCCGACGAGGCGACCAAGGCTCGGGTCGCGAAGTTTCTGCAATCGCGCAAATAA